One window from the genome of Osmerus eperlanus chromosome 1, fOsmEpe2.1, whole genome shotgun sequence encodes:
- the LOC134034720 gene encoding neurexophilin-4, whose protein sequence is MDYPELGPASSMLKTLPYSLGGGAGGGAGGPPPGGVKPPYQTSRIFNIDNTPMKTKPTYSFFNPQDWARNQSMLLDQTGYRSKRKPQLKTSQKTKKMFGWGDFYFNVKTMKFSLMVTGKIVDHINGTFTVYFRHNSSSLGNVSVSIVPPTKVVEFEVLQHHQPPQLPVEVQVQHTPQQATLDPRERKTFNCRVEYEKTNRSKKPKPCLYDPSQTCFSEHTDSHAAWLCAKPFKVICIFISFFSIDYKLVQKVCPDYNFQSEHPYLG, encoded by the coding sequence ATGGACTACCCAGAACTGGGCCCTGCCAGCTCCATGCTCAAGACCCTCCCCTACAgcctgggagggggggcgggcgggggtgcaggaggccccccccccgggGGGGTGAAACCCCCGTACCAAACCTCCCGCATCTTCAACATCGACAACACCCCCATGAAGACCAAACCCACCTACAGCTTCTTCAACCCCCAGGACTGGGCCAGGAACCAGTCCATGCTCCTGGACCAGACCGGTTACCGCTCCAAACGCAAACCCCAGCTCAAGACTTCCCAGAAGACCAAGAAGATGTTCGGCTGGGGGGACTTCTACTTCAACGTGAAGACCATGAAGTTTAGCCTGATGGTGACTGGGAAGATCGTGGACCACATCAACGGCACCTTCACCGTCTACTTCCGCCACAACTCCTCCAGCCTGGGCAATGTGTCCGTAAGCATCGTCCCCCCCACCAAGGTGGTGGAGTTTGAGGTCCTGCAGCACCACCAGCCCCCTCAGCTCCCGGTGGAGGTCCAGGTCCAGCACACCCCGCAGCAGGCCACCctggaccccagagagagaaagaccttCAACTGCCGGGTGGAGTATGAAAAGACCAACCGCTCCAAGAAGCCCAAGCCGTGTCTGTACGACCCGTCCCAGACCTGCTTCTCCGAGCACACCGACTCGCACGCTGCCTGGCTGTGCGCCAAGCCCTTCAAGgtcatctgcatcttcatctccTTCTTCAGCATCGACTACAAGCTGGTGCAGAAGGTCTGCCCCGACTACAACTTTCAGAGCGAACACCCTTACCTTGGATAG
- the LOC134028682 gene encoding SH3 and cysteine-rich domain-containing protein 3-like isoform X1, translating to MAQYDQLDDKDSLDIHDNPPAPDNVVKEEDNTVYFIYDEEVEEEEEEPPPPEPVRPVNDKPHKFKDHYCKKPKFCDVCARMIVLNNKFALRCKDCKTNIHHECQSYVEFQRCFGKIPPGFRRAYSSPLYSSQQNTTVSPQQGTQSNRSDPVFETLRVGVIMANKERKKGSEDKKNMLMMMMEEEESQPKQEEGGAEGGAAEGDKKGDKAAADDKSKKPQPGKLGVFSQSHYYLALYRFKAVEKDDLDLHAGDRITVIDDSNEEWWRGKIGERSGFLPANYIIRVRAGERVYKVTRSFVGNREMGQITLKKDQIVVKKGEEVNGYLKVSTGRKLGFFPSNLLQEI from the exons ATGGCTCAGTATGACCA attGGATGACAAGGATTCTCTGGATATCCATGACAACCCTCCAGCTCCTGATAATGTTGTAAAAGAGGAGGACAATACG gtgtACTTCATCTAcgatgaggaggtggaggaggaggaggaggagcctccGCCCCCTGAGCCCGTCAGACCGGTCAATGACAAACCCCACAAGTTCAAGGACCACTACTGCAAGAAGCCCAAGTTCTGTGATGTGTGCGCTCGCATGATCGTCT TGAATAACAAGTTTGCTCTGAGGTGTAAGGACTGTAAGACCAACATCCACCATGAGTGCCAGTCCTACGTGGAGTTCCAGAGATGCTTCGGAAAGATT cctccagggtTTAGACGAGCCTACAGCTCCCCTCTCTACAGCAGTCAGCAGAACACCACCGTGTCTCCCCAGCAGGGCA CTCAGTCCAACAGGAGCGACCCTGTGTTTGAGACGCTGCGTGTGGGAGTCATCATGGCCAACAAGGAACGCAAGAAGGGATCAGAGGACAAGAAGAAC atgctgatgatgatgatggaggaggaggagtcccagcccaagcaggaggagggaggagcagagggag gagCAGCAGAGGGAGACAAGAAGGGAGACAAGGCAGCAGCTGACGACAAG agtaAGAAGCCCCAGCCAGGGAAGCTGGGTGTGTTCAGCCAGTCTCACTACTACCTGGCGCTCTACCGCTTCAAAGCTGTGGAGAAGGACGACCTCGACCTGCA tgctgGGGATCGGATCACAGTCATCGATGACTCCAACGAGGAGTGGTGGAGG gggaagaTCGGGGAAAGGTCTGGCTTCCTGCCAGCAAACTACATCATCCGTGTGCGTGCGGGGGAACGGGTCTACAAGGTCACGCGCTCCTTCGtaggaaacagagagatgggACAGATCACTCTGAAGAAggaccag atcgtggtgaagaagggggaggaggtgaacgGGTACCTGAAGGTGAGCACCGGACGCAAGCTGGGCTTCTTCCCCTCCAACCTGCTCCAGGAGATCTGA
- the LOC134028682 gene encoding SH3 and cysteine-rich domain-containing protein 3-like isoform X2, with translation MAQYDQLDDKDSLDIHDNPPAPDNVVKEEDNTVYFIYDEEVEEEEEEPPPPEPVRPVNDKPHKFKDHYCKKPKFCDVCARMIVLNNKFALRCKDCKTNIHHECQSYVEFQRCFGKIPPGFRRAYSSPLYSSQQNTTVSPQQGTQSNRSDPVFETLRVGVIMANKERKKGSEDKKNMLMMMMEEEESQPKQEEGGAEGAAEGDKKGDKAAADDKSKKPQPGKLGVFSQSHYYLALYRFKAVEKDDLDLHAGDRITVIDDSNEEWWRGKIGERSGFLPANYIIRVRAGERVYKVTRSFVGNREMGQITLKKDQIVVKKGEEVNGYLKVSTGRKLGFFPSNLLQEI, from the exons ATGGCTCAGTATGACCA attGGATGACAAGGATTCTCTGGATATCCATGACAACCCTCCAGCTCCTGATAATGTTGTAAAAGAGGAGGACAATACG gtgtACTTCATCTAcgatgaggaggtggaggaggaggaggaggagcctccGCCCCCTGAGCCCGTCAGACCGGTCAATGACAAACCCCACAAGTTCAAGGACCACTACTGCAAGAAGCCCAAGTTCTGTGATGTGTGCGCTCGCATGATCGTCT TGAATAACAAGTTTGCTCTGAGGTGTAAGGACTGTAAGACCAACATCCACCATGAGTGCCAGTCCTACGTGGAGTTCCAGAGATGCTTCGGAAAGATT cctccagggtTTAGACGAGCCTACAGCTCCCCTCTCTACAGCAGTCAGCAGAACACCACCGTGTCTCCCCAGCAGGGCA CTCAGTCCAACAGGAGCGACCCTGTGTTTGAGACGCTGCGTGTGGGAGTCATCATGGCCAACAAGGAACGCAAGAAGGGATCAGAGGACAAGAAGAAC atgctgatgatgatgatggaggaggaggagtcccagcccaagcaggaggagggaggagcagagggag CAGCAGAGGGAGACAAGAAGGGAGACAAGGCAGCAGCTGACGACAAG agtaAGAAGCCCCAGCCAGGGAAGCTGGGTGTGTTCAGCCAGTCTCACTACTACCTGGCGCTCTACCGCTTCAAAGCTGTGGAGAAGGACGACCTCGACCTGCA tgctgGGGATCGGATCACAGTCATCGATGACTCCAACGAGGAGTGGTGGAGG gggaagaTCGGGGAAAGGTCTGGCTTCCTGCCAGCAAACTACATCATCCGTGTGCGTGCGGGGGAACGGGTCTACAAGGTCACGCGCTCCTTCGtaggaaacagagagatgggACAGATCACTCTGAAGAAggaccag atcgtggtgaagaagggggaggaggtgaacgGGTACCTGAAGGTGAGCACCGGACGCAAGCTGGGCTTCTTCCCCTCCAACCTGCTCCAGGAGATCTGA